From Coffea arabica cultivar ET-39 chromosome 2e, Coffea Arabica ET-39 HiFi, whole genome shotgun sequence, the proteins below share one genomic window:
- the LOC113733274 gene encoding mitochondrial carrier protein MTM1 isoform X1 has translation MVVVGSSSSTSSSASRQGLPSLSRVAATASKTRSGGELDNMSKEDQIQHSAKAISDFDLSFKERAVSAAGAAFLSAIIVNPLDVVKTRLQAQAAGVPYHDNLWNPSRFETHGMLPDIKHNPSSTDAVFHAVPTCSSEGSRYKGTLDVLYRVVRQEGFTRLWRGTNASLALAVPSVGIYMPLYDIFRNFMEEQAAEKAPIVMPYVPLVAGSLARTVACITCYPVDLARTRMQAFRDHQPGSKPPGVLKTLVGVISPVKSTNNHQTFQTYRILWTGLGAQLVRDVPFSAICWSTLEPARRRILGLMGDKTSVGGVLGANFCAGFTAGSLAAAFTCPLDVARTWRQIEKDPVRALRMTTRQTLLEIWRDGGIKGLFTGVGPRVARAGPSVGIVVSFYEVVKYALEQRHLTQ, from the exons ATGGTTGTGGTGGGTTCATCGTCGTCAACCTCATCAAGTGCGTCGAGGCAGGGCTTGCCGTCGTTGTCAAGAGTTGCAGCGACGGCGTCGAAAACGAGGAGCGGTGGTGAATTAGATAATATGTCAAAAGAAGACCAAATTCAACATAGTGCCAAGGCAATTTCGGATTTTGATTTGAGTTTCAAAGAGAGGGCGGTCTCTGCTGCTGGAGCTGCCTTCCTCTCCGCTATCATTGTTAATCCTCTAGATGTTGTCAAG ACTAGGTTGCAAGCTCAGGCTGCTGGTGTACCGTACCATGATAACCTTTGGAATCCATCACGCTTTGAAACTCATGGT ATGCTGCCAGATATAAAGCACAATCCATCATCTACTGATGCAGTTTTTCATGCTGTACCAACTTGCTCTTCAGAAGGTTCACGGTATAAAGGAACATTAGATGTCCTCTACAGAGTTGTACGTCAG GAAGGATTCACTAGGTTGTGGAGAGGCACAAACGCAAGTTTAGCATTAGCAGTCCCTTCT GTTGGAATATATATGCCCCTTTATGACATTTTCCGTAACTTTATGGAAGAACAAGCTGCAGAGAAAGCTCCAATTGTGATGCCATATGTCCCGTTAGTTGCAGGATCCTTGGCGCGGACAGTAGCTTGCATCACTTGTTACCCTGTTGATCTAGCTAGAACGCGAATGCAG GCATTTAGAGACCATCAGCCTGGTTCGAAGCCACCAGGAGTATTGAAGACATTAGTTGGGGTCATTTCTCCAGTCAAGAGCACAAACAACCATCAGACTT TTCAAACTTACCGTATCTTGTGGACTGGACTTGGAGCACAGCTTGTTCGTGATGTTCCTTTCTCTGCAATTTGCTGGTCAACACTTGAGCCA GCtagaagaagaattttgggCCTGATGGGTGACAAGACAAGTGTAGGTGGAGTCCTTGGGGCAAACTTCTGTGCTGGGTTTACTGCAGGAAGTCTTGCAGCTGCTTTTACATGTCCTTTAGATGTTGCAAGGACCTGGCGGCAGATAGAG AAAGATCCTGTACGAGCATTGAGGATGACCACAAGACAAACATTGCTTGAGATATGGAG GGATGGAGGGATAAAGGGACTTTTTACAGGAGTTGGTCCTCGAGTGGCCCGGGCAGGCCCTTCAGTGGGGATTGTTGTTTCATTTTATGAAGTTGTCAAATACGCTTTGGAGCAGAGACATTTGACACAGTGA
- the LOC113733274 gene encoding mitochondrial carrier protein MTM1 isoform X2: MVVVGSSSSTSSSASRQGLPSLSRVAATASKTRSGGELDNMSKEDQIQHSAKAISDFDLSFKERAVSAAGAAFLSAIIVNPLDVVKTRLQAQAAGVPYHDNLWNPSRFETHGMLPDIKHNPSSTDAVFHAVPTCSSEGSRYKGTLDVLYRVVRQEGFTRLWRGTNASLALAVPSVGIYMPLYDIFRNFMEEQAAEKAPIVMPYVPLVAGSLARTVACITCYPVDLARTRMQAFRDHQPGSKPPGVLKTLVGVISPVKSTNNHQTFQTYRILWTGLGAQLVRDVPFSAICWSTLEPARRRILGLMGDKTSVGGVLGANFCAGFTAGSLAAAFTCPLDVARTWRQIEKDPVRALRMTTRQTLLEIWRYNLQGWRDKGTFYRSWSSSGPGRPFSGDCCFIL; the protein is encoded by the exons ATGGTTGTGGTGGGTTCATCGTCGTCAACCTCATCAAGTGCGTCGAGGCAGGGCTTGCCGTCGTTGTCAAGAGTTGCAGCGACGGCGTCGAAAACGAGGAGCGGTGGTGAATTAGATAATATGTCAAAAGAAGACCAAATTCAACATAGTGCCAAGGCAATTTCGGATTTTGATTTGAGTTTCAAAGAGAGGGCGGTCTCTGCTGCTGGAGCTGCCTTCCTCTCCGCTATCATTGTTAATCCTCTAGATGTTGTCAAG ACTAGGTTGCAAGCTCAGGCTGCTGGTGTACCGTACCATGATAACCTTTGGAATCCATCACGCTTTGAAACTCATGGT ATGCTGCCAGATATAAAGCACAATCCATCATCTACTGATGCAGTTTTTCATGCTGTACCAACTTGCTCTTCAGAAGGTTCACGGTATAAAGGAACATTAGATGTCCTCTACAGAGTTGTACGTCAG GAAGGATTCACTAGGTTGTGGAGAGGCACAAACGCAAGTTTAGCATTAGCAGTCCCTTCT GTTGGAATATATATGCCCCTTTATGACATTTTCCGTAACTTTATGGAAGAACAAGCTGCAGAGAAAGCTCCAATTGTGATGCCATATGTCCCGTTAGTTGCAGGATCCTTGGCGCGGACAGTAGCTTGCATCACTTGTTACCCTGTTGATCTAGCTAGAACGCGAATGCAG GCATTTAGAGACCATCAGCCTGGTTCGAAGCCACCAGGAGTATTGAAGACATTAGTTGGGGTCATTTCTCCAGTCAAGAGCACAAACAACCATCAGACTT TTCAAACTTACCGTATCTTGTGGACTGGACTTGGAGCACAGCTTGTTCGTGATGTTCCTTTCTCTGCAATTTGCTGGTCAACACTTGAGCCA GCtagaagaagaattttgggCCTGATGGGTGACAAGACAAGTGTAGGTGGAGTCCTTGGGGCAAACTTCTGTGCTGGGTTTACTGCAGGAAGTCTTGCAGCTGCTTTTACATGTCCTTTAGATGTTGCAAGGACCTGGCGGCAGATAGAG AAAGATCCTGTACGAGCATTGAGGATGACCACAAGACAAACATTGCTTGAGATATGGAGGTATAACTTGCAG GGATGGAGGGATAAAGGGACTTTTTACAGGAGTTGGTCCTCGAGTGGCCCGGGCAGGCCCTTCAGTGGGGATTGTTGTTTCATTTTATGA
- the LOC113733275 gene encoding uncharacterized protein, translated as MTVSRGFMGVVTLIGIVMSIGLLPPCQAQAPAPAPAPAPASDGTSIDQGIGYLLMALALALAYLIHTMDATTSSYS; from the exons ATGACTGTGTCTAGAGGTTTCATGGGAGTTGTGACTCTCATTGGTATTGTGATGAGCATCGGCCTTCTTCCTCCTTGTCAAGCACAAGCTCCAGCTCCAGCTCCTGCTCCTGCTCCTGCCAGTGATG GGACGTCAATTGACCAAGGGATTGGGTATTTGCTGATGGCTCTGGCTTTAGCACTTGCCTATCTAATCCACACCATGGATGCAACAACGTCTTCTTACTCATAA
- the LOC140003793 gene encoding CMP-sialic acid transporter 1-like isoform X1 — MKWYVVASLLTVLTSSQGILTTLSQSNGKYKYDYATVPFLAEVFKLLVSSFLLWRECQGVPPPKMTTEWRSVRLYPIPSIIYLIHNNVQFATLTYVDTSTYQIMGNLKIVTTGILFRLFLKKKLSNLQWMAIVLLAVGTTTSQVKGCGEASCDSLFSFPIQGYMLGILSACLSALAGVYTEFLMKKNNDSLYWQNVQLYTFGAIFNMARLVLDDFRGGFEKGPWWQRLLNGYSITTWLVVLNLGSTGLLVSWLMKYADNIVKVYSTSMAMLLTMVLSIFLFTFKPTLQLFLGIIICMLSLHMYFAPASMLVDLPLTAKATPENLVEVSVDRRTDS; from the exons ATGAAGTGGTACGTCGTCGCTTCTCTCCTCACCGTTCTCACCAGCTCTCAG GGGATTTTAACAACATTGTCTCAGAGTAATGGGAAATACAAATATGACTATGCAACTGTCCCTTTTCTTGCTGAAGTTTTCAAG CTTCTCGTGTCTAGTTTTCTTCTATGGAGAGAGTGCCAAGGAGTGCCTCCTCCAAAAATGACTACAGAATGGAGAAGTGTTCGTTTGTATCCAATTCCGTCAATCATCTACCTAATCCATAACAATGTACAGTTTGCAACATTGACTTATGTTGACACGTCCACGTATCAAATTATGGGCAACTTAAAGATTGTTACAACGGGAATTTTGTTCAG GCTGTTTTTGAAGAAGAAGCTGTCTAATTTGCAGTGGATGGCAATTGTGTTATTGGCTGTTGGAACAACCACAAGCCAG GTGAAAGGATGCGGAGAGGCTTCCTGTGACTCGCTCTTTTCCTTTCCAATTCAGGGTTACATGTTGGGCATATTATCTGCTTGTCTTTCAGCTTTGGCTGGTGTTTACACAGAATTCTTGATGAAGAAGAACAATGACAGCTTATACTGGCAAAACGTCCAGTTATATAC GTTTGGCGCGATATTCAACATGGCACGTCTTGTTTTGGACGATTTTAGAGGTGGCTTTGAGAAAGGACCATGGTGGCAACGGCTTTTGAATGGATATAGTATCACAACATGGTTGGTGGTGTTAAATTTGGGGTCCACTGGGCTTTTAGTATCATGGTTGATGAAGTATGCGGACAATATTGTAAAG GTATACTCCACTTCAATGGCAATGCTACTAACAATGGTACTATCTATCTTTCTCTTCACTTTTAAGCCAACGCTACAG CTGTTTTTAGGTATTATCATCTGTATGCTGTCACTGCACATGTATTTTGCTCCTGCAAGCATGCTTGTGGATTTGCCTTTGACAGCAAAagcaactcctgaaaacttagTTGAAGTCTCTGTAGATCGAAGAACAGATTCCTGA
- the LOC140003793 gene encoding CMP-sialic acid transporter 1-like isoform X3: MGNTNMTMQLSLFLLKFSSFLLWRECQGVPPPKMTTEWRSVRLYPIPSIIYLIHNNVQFATLTYVDTSTYQIMGNLKIVTTGILFRLFLKKKLSNLQWMAIVLLAVGTTTSQVKGCGEASCDSLFSFPIQGYMLGILSACLSALAGVYTEFLMKKNNDSLYWQNVQLYTFGAIFNMARLVLDDFRGGFEKGPWWQRLLNGYSITTWLVVLNLGSTGLLVSWLMKYADNIVKVYSTSMAMLLTMVLSIFLFTFKPTLQLFLGIIICMLSLHMYFAPASMLVDLPLTAKATPENLVEVSVDRRTDS, from the exons ATGGGAAATACAAATATGACTATGCAACTGTCCCTTTTCTTGCTGAAGTTTTCAAG TTTTCTTCTATGGAGAGAGTGCCAAGGAGTGCCTCCTCCAAAAATGACTACAGAATGGAGAAGTGTTCGTTTGTATCCAATTCCGTCAATCATCTACCTAATCCATAACAATGTACAGTTTGCAACATTGACTTATGTTGACACGTCCACGTATCAAATTATGGGCAACTTAAAGATTGTTACAACGGGAATTTTGTTCAG GCTGTTTTTGAAGAAGAAGCTGTCTAATTTGCAGTGGATGGCAATTGTGTTATTGGCTGTTGGAACAACCACAAGCCAG GTGAAAGGATGCGGAGAGGCTTCCTGTGACTCGCTCTTTTCCTTTCCAATTCAGGGTTACATGTTGGGCATATTATCTGCTTGTCTTTCAGCTTTGGCTGGTGTTTACACAGAATTCTTGATGAAGAAGAACAATGACAGCTTATACTGGCAAAACGTCCAGTTATATAC GTTTGGCGCGATATTCAACATGGCACGTCTTGTTTTGGACGATTTTAGAGGTGGCTTTGAGAAAGGACCATGGTGGCAACGGCTTTTGAATGGATATAGTATCACAACATGGTTGGTGGTGTTAAATTTGGGGTCCACTGGGCTTTTAGTATCATGGTTGATGAAGTATGCGGACAATATTGTAAAG GTATACTCCACTTCAATGGCAATGCTACTAACAATGGTACTATCTATCTTTCTCTTCACTTTTAAGCCAACGCTACAG CTGTTTTTAGGTATTATCATCTGTATGCTGTCACTGCACATGTATTTTGCTCCTGCAAGCATGCTTGTGGATTTGCCTTTGACAGCAAAagcaactcctgaaaacttagTTGAAGTCTCTGTAGATCGAAGAACAGATTCCTGA
- the LOC140003793 gene encoding CMP-sialic acid transporter 1-like isoform X4 — MKWYVVASLLTVLTSSQGILTTLSQSNGKYKYDYATVPFLAEVFKFATLTYVDTSTYQIMGNLKIVTTGILFRLFLKKKLSNLQWMAIVLLAVGTTTSQVKGCGEASCDSLFSFPIQGYMLGILSACLSALAGVYTEFLMKKNNDSLYWQNVQLYTFGAIFNMARLVLDDFRGGFEKGPWWQRLLNGYSITTWLVVLNLGSTGLLVSWLMKYADNIVKVYSTSMAMLLTMVLSIFLFTFKPTLQLFLGIIICMLSLHMYFAPASMLVDLPLTAKATPENLVEVSVDRRTDS; from the exons ATGAAGTGGTACGTCGTCGCTTCTCTCCTCACCGTTCTCACCAGCTCTCAG GGGATTTTAACAACATTGTCTCAGAGTAATGGGAAATACAAATATGACTATGCAACTGTCCCTTTTCTTGCTGAAGTTTTCAAG TTTGCAACATTGACTTATGTTGACACGTCCACGTATCAAATTATGGGCAACTTAAAGATTGTTACAACGGGAATTTTGTTCAG GCTGTTTTTGAAGAAGAAGCTGTCTAATTTGCAGTGGATGGCAATTGTGTTATTGGCTGTTGGAACAACCACAAGCCAG GTGAAAGGATGCGGAGAGGCTTCCTGTGACTCGCTCTTTTCCTTTCCAATTCAGGGTTACATGTTGGGCATATTATCTGCTTGTCTTTCAGCTTTGGCTGGTGTTTACACAGAATTCTTGATGAAGAAGAACAATGACAGCTTATACTGGCAAAACGTCCAGTTATATAC GTTTGGCGCGATATTCAACATGGCACGTCTTGTTTTGGACGATTTTAGAGGTGGCTTTGAGAAAGGACCATGGTGGCAACGGCTTTTGAATGGATATAGTATCACAACATGGTTGGTGGTGTTAAATTTGGGGTCCACTGGGCTTTTAGTATCATGGTTGATGAAGTATGCGGACAATATTGTAAAG GTATACTCCACTTCAATGGCAATGCTACTAACAATGGTACTATCTATCTTTCTCTTCACTTTTAAGCCAACGCTACAG CTGTTTTTAGGTATTATCATCTGTATGCTGTCACTGCACATGTATTTTGCTCCTGCAAGCATGCTTGTGGATTTGCCTTTGACAGCAAAagcaactcctgaaaacttagTTGAAGTCTCTGTAGATCGAAGAACAGATTCCTGA
- the LOC140003793 gene encoding CMP-sialic acid transporter 1-like isoform X2, whose amino-acid sequence MKWYVVASLLTVLTSSQGILTTLSQSNGKYKYDYATVPFLAEVFKLLVSSFLLWRECQGVPPPKMTTEWRSVRLYPIPSIIYLIHNNVQFATLTYVDTSTYQIMGNLKIVTTGILFRLFLKKKLSNLQWMAIVLLAVGTTTSQVKGCGEASCDSLFSFPIQGYMLGILSACLSALAGVYTEFLMKKNNDSLYWQNVQLYTFGAIFNMARLVLDDFRGGFEKGPWWQRLLNGYSITTWLVVLNLGSTGLLVSWLMKYADNIVKVYSTSMAMLLTMLFLGIIICMLSLHMYFAPASMLVDLPLTAKATPENLVEVSVDRRTDS is encoded by the exons ATGAAGTGGTACGTCGTCGCTTCTCTCCTCACCGTTCTCACCAGCTCTCAG GGGATTTTAACAACATTGTCTCAGAGTAATGGGAAATACAAATATGACTATGCAACTGTCCCTTTTCTTGCTGAAGTTTTCAAG CTTCTCGTGTCTAGTTTTCTTCTATGGAGAGAGTGCCAAGGAGTGCCTCCTCCAAAAATGACTACAGAATGGAGAAGTGTTCGTTTGTATCCAATTCCGTCAATCATCTACCTAATCCATAACAATGTACAGTTTGCAACATTGACTTATGTTGACACGTCCACGTATCAAATTATGGGCAACTTAAAGATTGTTACAACGGGAATTTTGTTCAG GCTGTTTTTGAAGAAGAAGCTGTCTAATTTGCAGTGGATGGCAATTGTGTTATTGGCTGTTGGAACAACCACAAGCCAG GTGAAAGGATGCGGAGAGGCTTCCTGTGACTCGCTCTTTTCCTTTCCAATTCAGGGTTACATGTTGGGCATATTATCTGCTTGTCTTTCAGCTTTGGCTGGTGTTTACACAGAATTCTTGATGAAGAAGAACAATGACAGCTTATACTGGCAAAACGTCCAGTTATATAC GTTTGGCGCGATATTCAACATGGCACGTCTTGTTTTGGACGATTTTAGAGGTGGCTTTGAGAAAGGACCATGGTGGCAACGGCTTTTGAATGGATATAGTATCACAACATGGTTGGTGGTGTTAAATTTGGGGTCCACTGGGCTTTTAGTATCATGGTTGATGAAGTATGCGGACAATATTGTAAAG GTATACTCCACTTCAATGGCAATGCTACTAACAATG CTGTTTTTAGGTATTATCATCTGTATGCTGTCACTGCACATGTATTTTGCTCCTGCAAGCATGCTTGTGGATTTGCCTTTGACAGCAAAagcaactcctgaaaacttagTTGAAGTCTCTGTAGATCGAAGAACAGATTCCTGA
- the LOC140037113 gene encoding light-sensor Protein kinase-like has protein sequence MEQFRQIGEVIGSLKALMVFQDDIQINQRQCCLLVDMMNRAYKTIAKEMQQNLRFEEKSTKWKVLESPLRELLRIIREGEIYIRQCLETKDWWVKAIRLYQNSDCVEFHIHNLLCCIPIVIEAIEIAGEMSGWDQDEIQKKRLLYSLKYRKDCKDPRIFQWKFGNEYLVSQDFCNRLHSVWDEDRWVLLRKLQEIQISGSVSSTKQEQRLADLLLKNLSVSGPVEEKLLPSSTLVSSKDYQVRRRLGSGSQYKEIQWLGESFALRHFFGDIEPMFPAISQELALTHPNIMHIFCAFTDEERKECFLVMELMNRDLSSHIKEICGPRKRIPFSLPVAVDLMLQIARGMEYLHSKKIYHGDLNPSNILVKSRNINTDGYLHAKVRTFGLLSSVSLPQKSNSNQNGQLPVIWYAPEVLADQEQSGNADNSKYTEKADVYSFGMICFELLTGKVPFEDGHLQGDKMSRNIRAGERPLFPFHSPKYLTNLTKKCWHDDPNQRPSFASICRILRYIKRFLLMNPDHSQPETPVPLVDYSEIETVILRSFPSWAESNMLPISEIPFQMFVYRVAEKEKSNTSQRENSESGSDASACGDESATVDDPLPSPSERRSCASPETMNRRMLSSKKSADVKPIKQPGTPKGRVRPPPMSSCGRTMRMNSESQLMVMSPRRRASGHVSDSELS, from the exons ATGGAGCAATTCCGGCAGATTGGAGAGGTGATTGGAAGTCTCAAGGCATTGATGGTCTTTCAGGATGACATACAAATTAATCAGCGACAGTGTTGCTTGCTGGTTGACATGATGAATCGTGCTTATAAAACAATTGCCAAGGAGATGCAACAGAACCTGAGATTTGAAGAGAAGAGTACGAAATGGAAGGTGCTTGAAAGTCCCTTAAGAGAGCTCCTCAGGATAATTAGGGAAGGAGAAATTTACATCCGGCAGTGCCTAGAAACGAAGGACTGGTGGGTTAAAGCTATAAGGCTTTATCAGAATTCAGACTGTGTTGAGTTCCATATACATAACCTGCTCTGCTGCATCCCCATTGTTATTGAAGCAATTGAAATTGCTGGAGAAATGTCAGGATGGGATCAAGACGAGATACAAAAGAAGAGACTTCTTTACTCGTTGAAGTATCGAAAAGACTGTAAAGATCCCCGAATCTTTCAGTGGAAGTTTGGTAATGAATATCTAGTTAGCCAAGATTTCTGCAATAGGTTACATTCAGTGTGGGATGAGGATAGATGGGTTCTGTTGAGAAAACTCCAAGAGATACAAATTTCTGGTTCAGTAAGTTCAACAAAGCAGGAGCAGCGACTCGCTGATCTTCTTCTGAAGAACTTAAGTGTGTCAGGACCAGTTGAAGAGAAGCTCCTGCCTTCCTCCACCTTAGTGAGCTCTAAGGATTACCAGGTCAGGCGGCGGTTAGGAAGTGGAAGCCAGTACAAGGAGATTCAATGGTTGGGTGAAAGCTTTGCTCTGAGACACTTTTTTGGGGACATTGAACCAATGTTTCCAGCAATCTCTCAAGAATTAGCTCTTACTCATCCTAATATTATGCATATCTTTTGTGCATTTACTGATGAGGAAAGAAAGGAATGCTTCTTAGTTATGGAACTCATGAACAGAGATCTTTCCAGTCATATAAAAGAAATTTGTGGACCAAGGAAGCGAATTCCATTTTCTCTTCCTGTTGCAGTTGACCTTATGCTTCAGATTGCAAGAGGAATGGAATATCTCCACTCAAAAAAAATCTATCACGGAGATTTGAATCCTTCAAACATTCTTGTAAAATCCAGAAACATCAATACAGATGGTTACTTGCATGCAAAAGTTCGCACATTTGGACTTCTCTCCTCTGTCAGCCTCCCTCAGAAATCCAATTCCAATCAGAATGGGCAGCTTCCAGTCATCTGGTACGCTCCAGAGGTGCTAGCAGATCAAGAACAATCAGGCAATGCTGATAACTCCAAGTACACGGAGAAGGCAGATGTGTATAGTTTTGGGATGATTTGCTTTGAGCTTTTAACAGGGAAAGTCCCTTTTGAAGATGGCCATCTCCAAGGAGATAAAATGAGCAGAAACATTAGAGCAGGGGAAAGACCACTATTCCCATTTCACTCGCCAAAATATTTGACGAATTTGACAAAAAAGTGCTGGCACGATGACCCAAACCAACGTCCAAGTTTTGCATCCATCTGCAGAATTCTCCGGTACATAAAGAGATTCTTGTTGATGAACCCTGATCATAGCCAGCCAGAAACCCCAGTGCCACTCGTGGATTACAGTGAAATTGAGACAGTGATCTTGAGGAGCTTTCCTTCTTGGGCAGAATCCAATATGTTGCCCATATCAGAGATTCCCTTTCAGATGTTTGTATACAGGGTAGCAGAGAAGGAAAAATCAAATACAAGCCAGAGAGAAAATTCTGAATCAGGAAGTGATGCTTCAGCATGTGGGGATGAAAGTGCAACTGTGGATGATCCATTACCATCACCCTCTGAAAGGAGGTCTTGTGCCTCTCCAGAAACTATGAACAGGAGAATGCTATCGTCCAAAAAATCAGCAGATGTCAAACCCATTAAACAGCCAG GGACACCAAAGGGTCGAGTAAGGCCCCCTCCTATGTCTTCTTGTGGACGGACTATGAGGATGAATTCAGAAAGCCAGTTAATGGTAATGAGTCCAAgacggagagcatctggtcacGTATCAGATTCAGAGCTCTCATAG